A portion of the Alphaproteobacteria bacterium genome contains these proteins:
- a CDS encoding CpaD family pilus assembly lipoprotein → MKPRRNRECFEITTNYPTLLIFILFLSSCAKQEYHYIPQPKQLGFIEKTENFVFDQMDQHKIDEFKLFLEEFINAPFLRVKFYYSPKTPVAFRQKMQHLLLKNGLKPKKIDFYKDVYLRSFLKVDLITYTAILPICPDWSSPIPSTKENKKLSNLGCTQQTNLGLMLEDPYDLKESSSLTPGIASEKIDVFNDKKIQSREIENVWSDSKSFTK, encoded by the coding sequence GTGAAGCCGAGAAGAAATAGAGAGTGCTTTGAAATTACAACTAATTATCCAACTTTACTTATATTTATTTTATTCCTATCCAGCTGTGCCAAACAAGAATATCATTATATCCCTCAACCCAAACAACTCGGTTTTATTGAAAAAACAGAGAATTTTGTTTTTGATCAAATGGATCAACATAAAATTGATGAATTTAAATTATTTTTGGAAGAATTTATAAACGCCCCCTTTTTACGCGTGAAATTTTATTACTCACCTAAAACACCAGTCGCGTTTAGACAAAAAATGCAACATCTACTTTTAAAAAACGGTCTTAAACCCAAAAAAATAGATTTTTATAAAGATGTTTATTTGCGTAGTTTTTTAAAAGTTGACCTTATTACTTATACAGCTATATTACCAATCTGTCCTGATTGGTCGAGCCCTATACCCAGCACCAAAGAAAATAAAAAGCTTAGTAATTTAGGCTGCACGCAACAAACAAATTTAGGGTTAATGCTTGAAGATCCTTATGATTTAAAGGAATCATCTTCTTTAACGCCAGGCATAGCTTCTGAAAAAATTGACGTCTTCAACGATAAAAAAATACAATCAAGGGAAATTGAAAATGTTTGGTCTGACTCAAAAAGCTTTACCAAATAA